The Dreissena polymorpha isolate Duluth1 chromosome 2, UMN_Dpol_1.0, whole genome shotgun sequence nucleotide sequence tgaatttaaattacaaatagatTAACAGTTGTTTTGATGTGTTAAATTTccaatgtcttgtgtgtgtttactgctttatatttgcacacatttgttACTAtgagaaagatcaagtgatgttttgtaccgtaaaagaagatcaatgttgaatttctagTACATATTCTCATACTTAACTTCTATATTACCGACTGTGATATATTATATAgatttaacatattgtatttaattatacaaaaactATTTCATTAACACTCACCCTATTCCAAACATATAGTTGTTTTCGGTATATAAAGCTGTTCTTGTCAAGAAAGGTTGTAACTAGTCATACCTTATAACATccaaagatgctgagatgcttttCTCGTGATCTAAaagctggacaacaatttgtggaaaaatgtacttccattttcttgtgctgatgctcattattaaattactgtcctcatataACTTTTATCAAAAATATAGCTTTGTCGCAACAGGAAACAAATTcctatttttaaaaacatatacacacacacacacacacacacacacacacacacacacacacacacacacacacacacacacacacacacacacacacacacacacacacacacacacacacacacacacacaaaactacttaTAACTCTTATAatgtatatatctgccgaaacaacaaaccatttcataaaaaaaaactttaacaaccATTGCTTAACATTAATACCGGTGCAACTCAGGTAAGCGCCAAAGGGCCACCGTGGTCCTCTTGTTTAATATACTGGTTTACACcaaataatcattatcattatacGTCATTGACTTATTATTAAATAGATTTAAAACACACTCGACAATAAAGCAAttgcaatttcatattttattcttGTACTATTCTCGGCTAAAATAGTTTCTCTGGTCTAATGTTACCAATGCTTACCAAGAGGGCTATTGACCCTAAAGAGCTCACCTGATTCACCTGAGACCAGAAAGTGCAGGTCAGAATAATGAAATAACTTCATCAAACATAATGTTTGATTTCTATGTACATTTTTTAACTCGCCtgaaatattatttgattaaatgttctgaccaagtttcatttgaaaTATGACTTCTTGATGTGTTTATAAAGTAGTTTAGTAAATTGGACATGGTGACCTGGTTGTTTGGAACAAAATTTCTTAACAACTTGTGATTTCAAGAGAGTTAACAAGCTTTCACTCTAGTCACATCAGGAAAACGGTCCTGGCGGCtgtgtttttcaacagaccgaaaccgTGTTCCAACTTGGTCCAAAACAAATTTTCTAACCAAGTCTCattaagattggataataaatgcgacttctagagtgcttacaaggtttAACAATGACCAAATAATTCCCTCCCTCACtatggcggcaatgtttttccaccaaACTTAACTATTTTCGaaattttttgtaaataacattagaacaaatgtttaatgaaaattacGCTATAAATGTTACAAATAGAGTATTTACAAGATTAGCAATGTTTATCttaaatttgaccaagtgacctcattATTAACCTCACGTGACTTAGTTTCAAACACGGCCATTAATGAATTGGGACAATTTGTCCGACCAAATTTCGTGAAGATTGAAAAATTAATGTGGTTTCTAACGTGTTCACACGGTAAATGTTGCCCATGTACGATGCAggattaaaacgaaaaaaaagcgatcacaaaagctgaccatgagcacaaagtgctcaggtaagctaaacaCAAAACGACATAACACATGTAATTAAATTGCGATACATTTGCATTATGCATTGCAGGAGTCTTTGAAAACCCGTGTGAAACAAATGGAGAAGGTAATTGGTTTACACGGAAAGGCAATCACAGAATTACAAGACATTGTGCGAATGTTATCCAACACAAAGAAACCAAAACCAAAGAAGAAAAAATGCTTTTCGCCAACTAAAGCGGGTACGTTTATCGTAATTACCAACTAGGTCAACGTTTTCTGCGCATTAAGTCGTAAAAAACTAAATGTGATTTAAAAGAAACGCAAAGCGTTTTAACAAAGCAGTTATTATCGAAACTCAATGTGTATCAACGCAGAAACATCACTCGTGAGTTTAAATATTATGTCTTAAATGAATGCACTGCGTGATAAAATTCCCCATGTTACATTGCAGGACCACCCTCGGTAGAGCTGGACCTTTCCAAACTAGTTCATATGCAAGAGGCATTGAGAGTAAACTTCAGCCTATTTCGAGATTTATGTCTTGACGATGGACATATTCTTGACCGTCTATTAGAATGTGATTGTATTTGCTTAGATGAATATCAGGACATTCGTTCGAGACACACAAATAACGAACAATTCCGcgttcttttatttaaattaagaaaCCGGGCACCGTACATCATCAACATATTTTTGAATGTCATACACGAAGACCCAGCATATGAGGAATTATATTTCAAATTCAGCGCATCGTTATGTCAAATCACAAACGAAAACAGGCACAGAACGAAATGTGCGGTCTGTGTATTGAAAGCAACCGTTGATATAAAAGATATTGTCGATGCCCTGTGGAGTGCAAAAATAATTTCTGACGAAATATTTGAACGTGTTGTCGATCAAGATAATTCGTATACACTTAAAACTTTATTTTGGGAGAACATTGCAAACAGTATGAGAGATTCAGAAGAAAAGAAAAAACAAGTCATTGAATCTCTTGAAGCAAAATATGCGTATCTATATCCAGGTCTCAAAGACAAACAAGGCAGATTATTGTCATTGGAATGTTGCTATTGTCGATATCAGCGTCCGCAAATCCGCGAAAGGAAAACTGATTTATATGGTTCTGTTAGCGACATGAGCACGACTTCCGAATATGTGGCAAATTACGGAACAGATTCGTACCCATCGTCAATTTGCGTGGATTCGGGAGACGATTGCttcgatgatgattatgatgatgtaaGCTACAGAGTTCAATCCAGATCCGCTACCATTCGAATGAAACAAAGAAGAGATAAAATACAACTGGCAAACACACTTTTAAGAACCTTTTCTGTGGCGGACATTGACAAAATGTCCGGCGATGATGAACTAAATAATTGGAATTCAGACGAACAACGAGATAACCATGTTGAAGCAGTGGCAGAGATACGTGAAGGAAATAGTCAAAAAGATTCCTCCAGACAAAATGTTCAGTTTAACATAGCTAAAAATAGAGTACGTACACATTTGTGGAAAAAATCTCATTGGAATTTACTGGTAGACCATAGTCATAGGTCATTTTCAGACGCTGCAACACAAACTGACGTGGTAGGCCATGCATGTTGCATATCTAGTAAAAGAATTTATCAAACTGTATATAAACATGACCAATACAAAGAGGACACTGCTCGAATGAATGAGGAAATAGTTGCTGGAGCTTGGACTGTCTTTTGCGATAACTCAGCCACATCAAATAAAACAGACACCATAGATGTGCATCAACAGTGTCACACAGATACAAGTCACACTGCTAAAAAGTTAATTCATCGTGCACCCGTAAGAAGACCATCCTGCTTGAAATTAAAATGTGACAAGCCAGACTCGGCCTCAAATGTTAAGGcattaatttcattatttaataaagAAGACACTGGCATGCTCGATCTCAGTGGAACACAGACTTAATGTTATCTGAGTCGGGGTGGCCAAAAGAGCTTAAACGGCTCTTATACCATTTATTAAACAATCATGATCATTTGAATAACTTTCCAACTAGCTGAGAAATATATTCTCAGAAACAGTTCAATATGTTTGATTGAACTCGGGTGAATATTTAATCCCCATGACTGTTTGAATCATGTTGAATGCGATTGAACGGATTTCTTGTATCATGTGTATTATTTTAGCGTTAATTGACATTGTATGGAAGTTACCCACAGTTTTACTGAAAATTGATTTTACGTACAGCCTTTTGTTTTAGTATGAATATGTTTAGATCTAATCTGAAAACATTAATGTTAGTTTTCCATGCGATCGAGGAAATGACGGTAGAAACATACCTACACTCCTACAGTATAATTTAATGTTCAAATGGTTACTGATACTGATTTGTAATATGAATAAGAGCTCCCATTTTGATGTCATTACTTTAGTTATTAAGCAATTCATAAGAAACAATTGTTATCAATAGTACTGTGTCATGTCTGTAAGAtgtattatataaagtatatggGCCGCGTCCCGAAAAAAACTGCCTAAATGACATTGATGACGTTTGTGGGAAAACCCGCTTATACTGACTTCATTGTTTTACCCGAGAAGTATGTTAGTGTTTCGtgaacaaaaacatttatttgggGCATTGCTATGATTTTCGGGATAACATGATTGATGAAAAAATAGAGATAAGTATGTGTTTGTTCATGATCATAGTGTTATTAAAGTTTCCGTTTGAAAAAGGTTATTTTATATGACTTTAATAAAATTCAACAAGAACCGTCTGaactaaaagtaaaacaaaatgttgcagtTTTGCTCAATAGCGTTCAGTAATTTTGCAATCCAAATTGAAATAGATCTACATGATTGTTATGTAATGCGTAATAAAACTGcattatttatgtacattttaaatcaatgttttcTTCCCACATTAACCCTAAAAGCCCAAGCATGcacacggtgtagatgcatatcggtggcctttctgtcaaaatgctgcctctctgttcattcttggctgcctctctgtcataaacacgAAAATGGATGATcgactttaaaaaaaacaggtCAGAAAATCTAAAATTGTGCACCCATCGAATGACATCGACGGAAACGACGGCAATTCTAGAGGCGATAGTACAACTCAACTTCCGGTTGATCATGTAACGGATGTGAAAGGACAATCTATCCCTGTCAGGGTCACAACCCGATCACGTGACACTAGTGACGGTGATTCATGGTGCGAGGACGAGTTTAAGTTAGTAGAAAACCGTCGCGTTGAACGATATTGCTTGATAGGACTGAGATCGACTGTGAACACCAGACTCCTGACCACAGAGGTGGAGGACCAGGGCCCGAAGGTGAAGGCTATTCGCGTGTTTCCGATACGTCGGGATCCGGGACGGGCGCTAGTTAAATTGACACTGGTTTCAAACGATAACGCCAGCATCGTTCTGACCGACAATTTGTGGCCCGAGTACGTCAGATGCCTATCATGGAGATCACGCGAGACACGCAGAGAGCATCATGTACCGATGAATGGATCTCGGAATCAGCGGCTTGGAAACGAGCGGCCTAACAAATGGGCGGGAAACAAATGGAGAATAAACAAGCAACGAAGCGCAGAGATCCCACCACGACTCCGGAGAACGGCCcagcgacagacagacagacaacgtgAGTACGAAGATAACAGTCTGTGTTATGACATTCCGACATACAACCGGTATGTTAATTTATCTAGTGAAATTGACTGAACGAAAACACTGCTTAATATCAGTGATGTGTGTGAAAATAATTATCTTTCTAACAATGGCTGTTTTTGGTCTCAATATACTGACAtggaacacaggtggttagcgtgtggctatgatattaattagtgaaaacatcattttgaatgataaataatcattttataacgaaaaattaacttttctgaaaaaaaatatttcactatcaaatatatatataacaaggtatgcaacacaaaatcagcccaaaacggcgtgcatcgctttgaacagccatatcttcatcaattttgcagcgattttcacgatctcggtcttattcaacgcagaaatgaatttcctttctggaaatgtaaatgtcttgcaatatttttacaaatgctgggtcaacttttaagaaataacacgatacacaacacgcatgacccagttgacagtgatcatgtattctttatgaatgaaatctccagttgtaaagacacacctccgcattggaccaatgaaatcactcgtatgtttaaaatgtcagttagttgaaatgtatgtaaacaaaggtttcaaacggcgctggacagttagtcttgatgcagaatgtaacgacaagaacggtaataatgttttttcatacgttttattgaattatggtatcgaactacatgaactttatagggaagttgccctttactccgtgaagatttcagtcttaaagacagcatgatcactgtcaactgggtcatgcgtgttgtgtatcgtgttatttcttaaaagttgacccagcatttgtaaaaatattgcaagacataaacatttccagaaaggaaattcatttctgcgttgaataagaccgaaatcgtgaaaatcgctgcaaaattgatgaagatattgctgttcaaagcgatgcaccccgttttgggctgattttgagttgcataccttgttatatatatatttgatagtgaaatattttttttcagaaaagttaatttttcgttataatatgattatttatcattcaaaatgatgttttcactaattaatagcatagccacacgctaaccacctgtgacatGGAACATTACCGGTATTATGTCTAGCGCGGCGTACCTGCCAGAAATACTGCCCGGAGGCAACATTGATATATGCGGTATATCTGAACATTGGTTACTGCCTAGTTATGTACATTTCATGGATACTACTCTTAGAGACTATAGTCACCACACTGTTTGTAGTCATGTTGATTATTCGTCATCCTCACGCGTGATAGGTAGAGGCAGTGTGTCCATCTTGTGGAAAAAGAAATATGACAATATTATTTCACCGTTAACTATTGATGACGATAGAGTAGCGGGTATACAAATGCAACTCTCCTCAGGgaaatacatatttgttattcAAGTTTACCTACCCTGTGATAACCATCCAAATGAGAAATACTATGACAGTATAAATAACTTGTATGATGTATTAAATACATATAGCGACCAAGTTGACACTATATTTCTGGGTGATTTCAATGCTGACATTCAATCTCAAATTCACACTTATAGGCAGAGATTACTGTACAAATTTGTAAATGATTGTAATCTGTGTGCAATGAATATGCATAACTCCTGCATTGGTTCTTATAATTCATATGTATTTTATGATGATAAATTTACGTCGTTGATTGATTATGTATTTGTACCTTGTGAGATATCTGATTGTGTATGTCACTGTGAAGTTGCTGATGATGCCTGTCTAAATGTTTCCATGCACAGACCTATACtatgttgttttgattttataattcatactGATGAACCTGTTGCAagtaagaaatatattaattgGAAATCTGCTAACAATGATCATGTAAAGAAGTATTGTGAAACTCTGGACGAAGCTTTACAGATTGATACAGTACAAAATCTTACGGCCGACCAGTTATACTACAGGCTATGTGAAGTGATGAATACTTGTGCAAATGACTGTTTCCCAACTAGGCGATTCAGAGGACATTTGAAGCCGTTCTGGACGGATGCCCTCACCGCCCTCCACAGTTAAATGGCAGAGTCACGTGATGCCTGGCAACGAGCTGGAAGACCCAGAGGAACTCAGCATAGCGCGTATCGTCAATACAAGGTAGATAAGGCTAACTTCAGGAGGGTGATGCGACAACGCGCGGATCGCTACATGGCCGAACTTAACAATAAGCTAGAACACGCTTCTGTGCATGATACTACGAGTTTCTGGAAAACGGTTAATTCCAGGAAACATGGATCCGGAGCCAATCTTAGCGGCGGTATTCAATTTAATGGAACGACGTATAGAAGTCGCGAATATATAGTTGACCAGTGGGCCAAGTATTTCACAGACTTATACACTCCATCCAACTTACATGACTTCGATGCTGAATGGGAGCACTATGTCAAACAGGAAGTTGATGAAACGTTTCGTGGATTGTCTCCCAATCAAGACGTTACCGTATCTCCCGCATTGGTGGCCGAGTGTATTAAAACTTTATCGAAGGGGAAAGCATGTGGTCCCGATAATATCACCCACGAACACTTACTATATGGTAAAGACATAATCGCTTACCCCTTATCTCAGTTATGTACTGTTATGTTACGGTCCGGACTAATCCCCGATAGAATGAAGAAGGTGACATTATTACGTTGCATAAAGGTGGACGAAAAAGGCGAGATGAACCGAGCAACTATCGGGCCATAACAATATCCTCGACCTTGCTAAAAGTGAACGAGATGGTCTTGCTTGACCGGTGTAAAGGCAATATAATGACCTCAATAAGGAGGTTACAAGGAGGGTTCCAAGACGGACTTGGATGCATCATGACAAGTTTATCTCTACGGGAATGCCTTAACTACTCTAGGGAGCACTCATCACCTGTGTACATGTGTTTTTTGGATGCACGCCAAGCGTTTGACAGGGTGTGGCATGATGGCTTATTTTACAAGCTGTCCTCTCTCACTTCCGGTGATGACGCCCATACGCCAGCCATCGACGCTAACTCGTTAGTGGCTTTTCGTAATATGTACCAGAATGTTACAAGCCGCGTGCGTTACCAGGGACTGCTATCAGGGCCACTTCCGGTACGCCAGGGAACCCGCCAGGGAGGAATAAGCTCGCCGCTACTCTACCTGGTATAACTCAACGGTCTCATTTCAGAGCTGGAAGAGAGTGGGAATGGAGTGTGCCTATATGACATAAACATGTCCGCACCAACTGTTTCCGATGATATGGTTCTGGTGTCATACTCACGAGCTGGACTTGACAATATGCTCCGAATTTGCACCAGCTACGCCAATAAGTGGCGATTTTTAtataatgcaaacaaatgttctgTTTTGATATATAACAATAAGAATTTTATCAATCAAAAGGAATTTTACCTCGGAACAGAAACTATTCCTGTAAATGACAGTTACATTCATCTTGGCATTGAATGTAACTCATGCTTGTCAACAGGCAACAGCATTCAAGAAGCGTGTCTGAAGCTAAGAGGGACGTATATAAGCGTATGCGCTAAAGGCATGGGACCTGGGAGACTAAGCCCTATCACTATGAGTACGATATTCAATTCAGCAGTGTTACCTAAGGCTATCTACGGCAGTGAGCTTTGGAATAACAATTCATCAAGTGATCTATTGAAATTGCAAATTACTCAAAACTTCTGTTTAAAACACATGCAAGGATACCAGAAATGCATTTCTACAGATTTCTGttatataacaataaatgctaTACCAATAGTTTACATACTTGAGTGTCAAAAACTCAAATTACTAGGACAAATTTACAGATTAAATCCACAGTATCTTGCAAAAGATCTATTCAACAACATATTCCTGACGTGTACAAAATATTACAAAGATACAGTCTTACCAACTATCTACATCCATATGTTGAACACGGAATATTCCCTTCCAAAGGACAGTGGAAGCAAATCATCGAACGCAATATCGTGACGCGTATCAACAAAGACATGGTAAAACGTTTACAAGATTAAGACCCATGGGGCGTAACGGCGCATGTAATTGAAACTAACGGTTACTCCCCTTTATGGTTAATCGCAAAGGACAATAAGAAACTCTTAGCTTTTTGCAAAACCCTAATGAATGGCATCGGCTTATTAATATCAAATCAGTTAAAGCAGATCTGCAAACTGTGTAATCTCAGAACGGGAAGCCTGATTATCCACAAGTTGTGTTATTGTACTGCTATTGAAGCCGAACGTGAGAAATTGTGGACACTTATTCTTGAGACTTGTGGGATTGATGACTTAAAACGCTTCATCCAGATCAGTGCCTTTGAGCAATGTGTGAGCATATTAAAGTTGGGTTTTGAAACATCTCAGAAGCATTTTTTGCACCTTGATATTGCCGTCTCAATTTGCAAATTGCTACATTAATACAATGATGGTGCTGTCAATGATCAGAAACATGTCCAGATGTTTTATATTGTTCTTCTTTTTTAATGTGATCTTTTTACTATATTGCAAATATAGCAAATATCTGTATGCGTATTTGATTGTATATATGTAGTGTATGACACATATGATATTCCCATGAGGAACTACTTTGACTGTAAACGTTTCACTATAACAGTCTTCTATGGAAGGCAACACTTGTGATTTGTGTTAAGTTGGTCGTGTGtcaaaattccatatatttgCTAATCACATATGTTCGCTAATTATTGCTTTATTTTCGTTTTCGCGTTAAGACATATTCTAGGCGAATACATAGTATCATAGTATTTAAACTAAAACTCGGTCTTTATAAACGTGCGCATTGGTGTTTAATCATGCGGCATTATTCTAGGTATTCTTATATCATTagtgtatatttaaattgttatgtttatatgttgtcCTTATCTGTTTTCTCTTGCTATTGTTGTATGTGTTGTATGGTGCCTGTACGTGTGTGcgggtgcgtgcgtgcgcgcgctagcgtgcgtgtgtattattgaattaatgaactaAAATCATTATCATTGACTTTATTATGTCATTGaccaaataattatatatatatatatatatatatatatatatatatatatatatatatatatatatatatatactctattatgttacttatctttgtaaataatgtattgagTTGCTTCACTTTGatctcttgtatgtgtatataatcgattgtatgtaattatttataatctgtattatatgtagggatggcaacgaataccgatattggtattcggatattcggtcatccttccgaacgaatattcggatattcggtcaacatctgttagaaaaaaatcaactatgtttaccgtaccattactccatgaattctactttcgtttttaccggaagttccccggaagtgactaaatattgacacagcattgccgtcgctaattgttaaaattgaatgacgaaaactgtttttaaacttttaatattgtaaatcaacaatagaacgagaaacataatatttacatgacgacaaaacaattacataacaaaacagttagatctataaataatttaagctgaacataaacatagtatttacatagcgaacacgtgctttaatattgtacatcaacaatagaacgagaaacataatatttacatgacgacaaaataattacatgacaaaacagttagatctataaataatttgaactgaacttaaacgtattatttacatagcgaacacatgcaaacaaaacaccgttgccacatttaaaagtcactcggatcggcgtcactgggcacatgaacatttttcttatttaaaaactcgattgcgtcgaccagatcactggcgagtctatttcttagtttattgatgagcaatccagTGGTTGAGAATATGCGCTCAGATGGCATAGAAGTTGCAGGTACATATAGAACACTCCTAGCAACATACGCGACTTTCGGAAATTCGCTCTCGTGACGTTTCCACCAGTCAAGAGGTTTAGCGTTTGGCTCCATTTTCACAAGCAGATATCTCTGAAGTTCGTCAGAATTCTCTTGCTcggttagaggttgagtaaattattttctaaaagcttttttgattggacaacgtgattataaccatacgatcttttttgtttttcacaccaagtcggcacttcctttacttatttaatcttttatcatgttaaatgttattcgagttattagatcaagacgggtcggtgttttaattgccatacggtcttatttgtttttttcaccaagtcggcttttcctttactcatttaatctttgataatttaaatgtaattcgagtcattggatcaagtgcaggtcggtgttttgattgccgatgcgattagaacctatcataattttgacacaaagtgactgtctttgttaggcaattagcgggatatatgaccggtatactgtcatcaccatggcgacgaattatccggactaaacattatgacacgaggaacgactttttgtacaatgtttgaagcaaatttcacgaatacaaagtctttgaaattacctgatttttttgatttttttcttccgaatattcgattcggaaaatagtatccgaatattcggtccgggaccgaatattcggatattcggatattcgttgacatccctaattatatgttatgctcgtcatgaatggaggaaaataaaagtctatctatctatccggTAGAGCTGGACCTTTCCAAACTAGTCCATATGCAAGAGGCATTGAGAGTAAACTTCAGCCTATTTCGAGATTTATGTCTTGACGATGGACATATTCTTGACCGTCTATTAGAATGTGATtgtatttgcatagataaatATCAGGACATTCGTTTGAGACACACAAATAACGAACAAGTCCGCGTTCTTCTATTTGAATTAAGAAACCGGTCA carries:
- the LOC127868150 gene encoding uncharacterized protein LOC127868150 codes for the protein MDGHAEYSTDESLKTRVKQMEKVIGLHGKAITELQDIVRMLSNTKKPKPKKKKCFSPTKAGPPSVELDLSKLVHMQEALRVNFSLFRDLCLDDGHILDRLLECDCICLDEYQDIRSRHTNNEQFRVLLFKLRNRAPYIINIFLNVIHEDPAYEELYFKFSASLCQITNENRHRTKCAVCVLKATVDIKDIVDALWSAKIISDEIFERVVDQDNSYTLKTLFWENIANSMRDSEEKKKQVIESLEAKYAYLYPGLKDKQGRLLSLECCYCRYQRPQIRERKTDLYGSVSDMSTTSEYVANYGTDSYPSSICVDSGDDCFDDDYDDVSYRVQSRSATIRMKQRRDKIQLANTLLRTFSVADIDKMSGDDELNNWNSDEQRDNHVEAVAEIREGNSQKDSSRQNVQFNIAKNRVRTHLWKKSHWNLLVDHSHRSFSDAATQTDVVGHACCISSKRIYQTVYKHDQYKEDTARMNEEIVAGAWTVFCDNSATSNKTDTIDVHQQCHTDTSHTAKKLIHRAPVRRPSCLKLKCDKPDSASNVKALISLFNKEDTGMLDLSGTQT